One segment of Macaca fascicularis isolate 582-1 chromosome 4, T2T-MFA8v1.1 DNA contains the following:
- the TFEB gene encoding transcription factor EB isoform X2: protein MASRIGLRMQLMREQAQQEEQRERMQQQAVMHYMQQQQQQQQQQLGGPPTPAINTPVHFQSPPPVPGEVLKVQSYLENPTSYHLQQSQHQKVREYLSETYGNKFAAHISPAQGSPKPPPAASPGVRAGHVLSSSAGNSAPNSPMAMLHIGSNPEREFDDVIDNIMRLDDVLGYINPEMQMPNTLPLSSSHLNVYSSDPQVTASLVGVTSSSCPADLTQKRELTDAESRALAKERQKKDNHNLIERRRRFNINDRIKELGMLIPKANDLDVRWNKGTILKASVDYIRRMQKDLQKSRELENHSRRLEMTNKQLWLRIQELEMQARVHGLPTTSPSGMNMAELAQQVVKQELPSEEGPGEALMLGAEVPDPEPLPALPPQAPLPLPTQPPSPFHHLDFSHSLSFGGREDEGPPGYPEPLAPEHGSPFPSLSKKDLDLMLLDDSLLPLASDPLLSTMSPEASKASSRRSSFSMEEGDVL, encoded by the exons ATGGCATCACGCATAGGGCTGCGCATGCAGCTCATGCGGGAGCAGGCACAGCAGGAGGAGCAGCGGGAGCGCATGCAGCAGCAGGCTGTCATGCATTacatgcagcagcagcagcagcagcaacagcagcagctcGGGGGGCCGCCCACCCCGGCCATCAACACCCCCGTCCACTTCCAGTCGCCACCACCTGTGCCTGGGGAGGTGTTGAAG GTGCAGTCCTACCTGGAGAATCCCACATCCTACCATCTGCAGCAGTCGCAGCATCAGAAGGTGCGGGAGTACCTGTCCGAGACCTACGGGAACAAGTTTGCCGCCCACATCAGCCCGGCCCAGGGCTCTCCGAAGCCCCCACCAGCTGCCTCCCCAGGAGTGCGAGCTGGACACGTGCTGTCCTCCTCCGCTGGCAACAGTGCTCCCAATAGCCCCATGGCCATGCTGCACATTGGCTCCAACCCTGAGAGGGAG tttgATGATGTCATTGACAACATTATGCGTCTGGACGATGTCCTTGGCTACATCAATCCTGAAATGCAGATGCCCAACACG ctACCCCTGTCCAGCAGCCACCTGAATGTGTACAGCAGCGACCCCCAGGTCACAGCCTCCCTGGTGGGTGTCACCAGCAGCTCCTGCCCTGCGGACCTGACCCAGAAGCGAGAGCTCACAG ATGCTGAGAGCAGGGCCCTGGCCAAGGAGCGGCAGAAGAAAGACAATCACAACTTAA TTGAAAGGAGACGAAGGTTCAACATCAACGACCGCATCAAGGAGTTGGGAATGCTGATCCCCAAGGCCAATGACCT GGACGTGCGCTGGAACAAGGGCACCATCCTCAAGGCCTCTGTGGATTACATCCGGAGGATGCAGAAGGACCTGCAGAAGTCCAGGGAGCTGGAGAACCACTCTCGCCGCCTGGAGATGACCAACAAGCAACTCTGGCTCCGTATCCAG GAGCTGGAGATGCAGGCTCGAGTGCACGGCCTCCCTACCACCTCCCCGTCCGGCATGAACATGGCTGAGCTGGCCCAGCAGGTGGTGAAGCAGGAGCTGCCTAGCGAAGAGGGCCCAGGGGAGGCCCTGATGCTGGGGGCTGAGGTCCCTGACCCTGAGCCACTGCCAGCTCTGCCCCCACAAGCcccactgcccctgcccaccCAGCCACCATCCCCATTCCATCACCTGGACTTCAGCCACAGCCTGAGCTTTGGGGGCAGGGAGGACGAGGGTCCCCCGGGCTACCCCGAACCCCTGGCGCCAGAGCATGGCTCCCCATTCCCCAGCCTGTCCAAGAAGGATCTGGACCTCATGCTCCTGGATGATTCACTGCTACCGCTGGCCTCTGATCCACTTCTGTCCACCATGTCCCCCGAGGCCTCCAAGGCCAGCAGCCGCCGGAGCAGCTTCAGCATGGAGGAGGGCGATGTGCTGTGA
- the TFEB gene encoding transcription factor EB isoform X1, which translates to MTASSGWEPAPAATMASRIGLRMQLMREQAQQEEQRERMQQQAVMHYMQQQQQQQQQQLGGPPTPAINTPVHFQSPPPVPGEVLKVQSYLENPTSYHLQQSQHQKVREYLSETYGNKFAAHISPAQGSPKPPPAASPGVRAGHVLSSSAGNSAPNSPMAMLHIGSNPEREFDDVIDNIMRLDDVLGYINPEMQMPNTLPLSSSHLNVYSSDPQVTASLVGVTSSSCPADLTQKRELTDAESRALAKERQKKDNHNLIERRRRFNINDRIKELGMLIPKANDLDVRWNKGTILKASVDYIRRMQKDLQKSRELENHSRRLEMTNKQLWLRIQELEMQARVHGLPTTSPSGMNMAELAQQVVKQELPSEEGPGEALMLGAEVPDPEPLPALPPQAPLPLPTQPPSPFHHLDFSHSLSFGGREDEGPPGYPEPLAPEHGSPFPSLSKKDLDLMLLDDSLLPLASDPLLSTMSPEASKASSRRSSFSMEEGDVL; encoded by the exons GGAGCCAGCGCCGGCAGCCACCATGGCATCACGCATAGGGCTGCGCATGCAGCTCATGCGGGAGCAGGCACAGCAGGAGGAGCAGCGGGAGCGCATGCAGCAGCAGGCTGTCATGCATTacatgcagcagcagcagcagcagcaacagcagcagctcGGGGGGCCGCCCACCCCGGCCATCAACACCCCCGTCCACTTCCAGTCGCCACCACCTGTGCCTGGGGAGGTGTTGAAG GTGCAGTCCTACCTGGAGAATCCCACATCCTACCATCTGCAGCAGTCGCAGCATCAGAAGGTGCGGGAGTACCTGTCCGAGACCTACGGGAACAAGTTTGCCGCCCACATCAGCCCGGCCCAGGGCTCTCCGAAGCCCCCACCAGCTGCCTCCCCAGGAGTGCGAGCTGGACACGTGCTGTCCTCCTCCGCTGGCAACAGTGCTCCCAATAGCCCCATGGCCATGCTGCACATTGGCTCCAACCCTGAGAGGGAG tttgATGATGTCATTGACAACATTATGCGTCTGGACGATGTCCTTGGCTACATCAATCCTGAAATGCAGATGCCCAACACG ctACCCCTGTCCAGCAGCCACCTGAATGTGTACAGCAGCGACCCCCAGGTCACAGCCTCCCTGGTGGGTGTCACCAGCAGCTCCTGCCCTGCGGACCTGACCCAGAAGCGAGAGCTCACAG ATGCTGAGAGCAGGGCCCTGGCCAAGGAGCGGCAGAAGAAAGACAATCACAACTTAA TTGAAAGGAGACGAAGGTTCAACATCAACGACCGCATCAAGGAGTTGGGAATGCTGATCCCCAAGGCCAATGACCT GGACGTGCGCTGGAACAAGGGCACCATCCTCAAGGCCTCTGTGGATTACATCCGGAGGATGCAGAAGGACCTGCAGAAGTCCAGGGAGCTGGAGAACCACTCTCGCCGCCTGGAGATGACCAACAAGCAACTCTGGCTCCGTATCCAG GAGCTGGAGATGCAGGCTCGAGTGCACGGCCTCCCTACCACCTCCCCGTCCGGCATGAACATGGCTGAGCTGGCCCAGCAGGTGGTGAAGCAGGAGCTGCCTAGCGAAGAGGGCCCAGGGGAGGCCCTGATGCTGGGGGCTGAGGTCCCTGACCCTGAGCCACTGCCAGCTCTGCCCCCACAAGCcccactgcccctgcccaccCAGCCACCATCCCCATTCCATCACCTGGACTTCAGCCACAGCCTGAGCTTTGGGGGCAGGGAGGACGAGGGTCCCCCGGGCTACCCCGAACCCCTGGCGCCAGAGCATGGCTCCCCATTCCCCAGCCTGTCCAAGAAGGATCTGGACCTCATGCTCCTGGATGATTCACTGCTACCGCTGGCCTCTGATCCACTTCTGTCCACCATGTCCCCCGAGGCCTCCAAGGCCAGCAGCCGCCGGAGCAGCTTCAGCATGGAGGAGGGCGATGTGCTGTGA